The Rhizobiaceae bacterium genome contains the following window.
TGGAAAAACCACTTTCTCGCCCGCCCGCCGCCGCAGATAGGGATGCACCATGTTGCCTTGTATCGGGCCGGGCCGCACGATGGCGACCTGAATGACCAGATCGTAGAATTCCTTCGGCTTCAGGCGCGGCAGCATGCTCATCTGCGCGCGGCTTTCGACCTGGAATACGCCGATGGAATCGCCGCGCTGAAGCATGGCGTAGGTTTCGCCGTCCTCCTTCTTCACGGTGTGGAGTTTCAGGTCGATGTCCTTGTGGTCGCGCAGAAGCTCGAAACTTTTCGCTATGCAGGTCAGCATTCCGAGCGCCAGCACATCGACCTTCATCAGGCCCAGCGTATCGATATCGTCCTTGTCCCATTCGATGAAGGTGCGCTTTTCCATCGCCGCATTGCCGATGGGAACCGTCTCGTCCAGCCTGCCTCGCGACAGCACGAAGCCGCCGACATGCTGGGACAGATGACGCGGAAAGCCGAGCAGCCGCCTGGCGAAGCCGACTGCCCGGACGATTTCGGGATTGTCGGGGTCGAGCCCCGCCTGCCGAACCTGCGTGCGGGTTATGTCGCTTTCGTAGCTGCCCCATTGGGTATTCGCCAGCGCCGCCGTCACATCTTCCGAAAGGCCCAGCGCCTTGCCCGCCTCGCGGATGGCGCTGCGCGGGCGATAATGGATCACCGTCGCGGCGATGCCCGCCCGGTCGCGTCCATATTTCTCATAGAGATACTGGATCACTTCCTCGCGGCGCTCGTGCTCGAAATCGACGTCGATGTCGGGCGGCTCCCGCCGCTCGGTCGAAATGAACCGGGCAAACAGCACATCGTGGTCCTTTGGATCGACCGCCGTGATGCCGAGCACGTAGCAGACCGCAGAATTGGCGGCGGAACCGCGCCCCTGGCACAGAATGCCTTTCGACCTCGCGAACTCCACAATGTCGTAGATGGTGAGAAAGTAGCGCGCATAGTCGAGCTGGCCGATCAGCGCCAGCTCATCATGCAACAATCGCTCGACCTTTTCGGGAATGCCTTCCCGGTAGCACATGGCCGCATGACGCCATGTCAGTTCCTTGAGCCAGCCCTGCGCATCCCTGCCCGGCGGAACAGGCTCATCGGGATAATCATATTTCAACTCACCCAGCGAGAAATCCACCCGCAGGAGAAAATCCTGCGTTTCAGAAATTGCCTGCGGGCAATCCGCAAACAGCCGCGCCATTTCAGCGGGCGCTTTCAAGTGCCGCTCCGCATTGGCTTCCAGCAACCGGCCAGCCCTGTCGATGGACACGCCATGCCGGATGCAGGTCAGGATATCCTGCAAATCACGCTGGCCCGGTTCCGAATAAAGCGCCTCATTGGTGGCCAGTAGCGGCACGTCCGCACCCTCGGCCAATGCCTTCAACGTCGCGAGACGCCGCCGGTCATTTCCGCGCCTGTGCATGGAGGCCGCCAGCCAGACCGCGCCGGGCGCAGCCTCACACAGCTTCGGCAGGAGTCCTTCCATCGGGGAGGACTCATCCGGCGGCATCGCGACCAGAAGCAGGTCGCTCGCATTGCGCAGGAGATCGTCAAGCTCCAGATGGCATTCGCCCTTCTTCGTGCGCCGGTTTCCGAGCGTCAGCAGGCGGCAGAGATTGCCCCAGCCCGTCCTGTTCTGGGGATGCACGACTATATCCGGCGTGCCGTCCGCAAAAACCAGCCGCGCTCCTGTGACCAGCTTGAATGCCTTCGCCCGTTCCCTGAGCAGGTCGCATATATCCGCTGGAACATCCGGCATCTGTTTCTGCCGCCGATATTCGCCGGGACCGGACCCCTCCCGCAATTTGAGCGTCGGCAAGGTGCCTTCTTCCCGCAGGTCCCTCAGCGCCGCATAGGCACGCACCACGCCCGAAACGGTGTTACGGTCGGCAATCCCCAACCCGTCATGGCCGAGCGCGATGGCGCGCAGCACCATATGCTCGCCGGATGACGCCCCTCGAAGGAAGGAAAAATTGGTCGCCGCGACAAGTTCGGCGAAGGCGGGTCCTTCCGTCATGCGAAAAGACCATGCAGGAACCAGCGCCGTTGCCCTTCCTCGCGTTCGAACAATCCTTCGCGGAACAGCCAGAAACGCCGCCCGTGCGAATCCTCGACGCGATAATAATCGCGGGTCGGACGCGTCCCTTCTCCGTGCCACCATTCGGCGGATATACGTTCGGGACCCTCGGCGCGCGCCACCTCATGCAGCACACGCCGCCAGCGAAAGCGGACCGGCGCGCCATCCGGCACTTCCGCCATGGCTTCAATGTTCTGCGGCGGTTCAAACAGGGTCAAGGGGCGGGAGGGCGGTGCGGCTTTTTCCGGCTCGGGCCAGCTTGCAGACACAGCAGGCGCGCCAACAGGCACAAACCCGCCGGCCAGCGCAGGGTCATGGCTGTCGCGCGCGAGCGGGCGCAGGACCTTGTCCGCTCCCTGCCTTGCAACCAGCCGATCGACCAGAATGGCGACGGCGTTCTCGTCTTCCTGCTGTCCGTCGAGGCTTTTTTGCGGCTGCCGGAAAGCCTCCGTACGCAGCACAGACAGGCGCACGAGATCGAAGCCGAACCCCGGGTCGAGCGGGTCGGCCAGCGTCTCGATCCTCAACTTCACGAGGCGGACAATGGAGTCCGGGTCGCGGGCGCCCTGCGCCGTTTCCACACGCAACCGACGCACGATCCCGTCCGACCGGAAGAAACCCGCCTCGAAGAGGCGTCCGCCCAGGCCGCGCCGCTCAAGCATTGCGCAGGTTTCGCGCGCCAGCCCGGACAATACCGACAGCAGGCTGTCGATTTCGCCCAGCGGTTCGGCAAACTGGCGTTCGGCAATGCAGTCCGGCGGCGCACGCAGCGGCGTAACGCGAACATCCTCCTCTCCGACAATGCGGAGCAGCCTGTCCGTCATCGGCTTGCCGAACCGGGCGGCCAGCACCTTGAGCGGTCGTCCGGCGACGTCACCAATGGTTTTCAATCCGGCGCGGGAAAGCGAAATCGTCGTCTCGTTCCCCGCCTGGAGCGCGGCAACCGGCAAGTCCCGAACCGCCTGTCTTTCAGTGCCCGGCGGAACCAGAAGCGTGTTTCCGAACCGCGCCAGCGCACGCGCCGCATCCGGCGTACCCGCCAGGCACATCTTCACCTTGACGCCTGCGCGCGCAAACAGGCGCTGCGCGCGTTCACACAATCCCGCCTCGCCACCGAACAGATGCGCGCAGCCGGTGACGTCCAGCATCAACCCGGCAGGCGCATCGAATGCGACAAGCGGCGTGAACATTTCGCAGGCGAGCGCAAGCCGTTTGACCAGCCGCATATCCGCTGACAGGTCGGCGGGACTGACGCGCACCGCCGGTACACGAGCACGCGCATCCGCCAGCGTCATGCCCGCCACAAGGCCGATCCCGAGCGCACCCTCATTGACGGCCGTGATCTTGAGAGCGCCATGCTCCTTGTCCGTCAGCACCAGCGGCGTTTCATCCGGCGCGCCGCCTTCCGCCAGGCGCTGCCTGTCCGTGGACAGGAAAGGAAACCACAGAGCCAGATAGCGCCTCCGCTCGATCTCGCGATGGACCGGCATTGCCGGTTCCGGCGGCTCCGGTTCTTCTTTTTTCAAATTCTCCTGCATCGGGATTCCACTCCAGCACAAAGGTTTTGGATTCCGCGCCGCGCCTGCTGCGCAAAAGCTCCGCTTCGAAAGCAGGCTGGCCGGGCGCATTGGCGGCGAGCGGCGCGGACGCCAGCGAACGCACACGCCAGCGCGTTTCGGCGGCGGAAGGAACGGGAGAGGCGGCGGAGCGGAGGAAGAACAACCTCACGCCGCTGGCGCGCGCGGCAAGCATCAGGCGACGGCTGGCGGTCAGGTCGTAGAGCGACGTTTCGCCGTTCAGTTCAAGCATGGCTCCCGCCAGCGCCTTGCAGCGTGCAGCCTCCAGCCCCGCCTGAAGCAGGTCCCGCGCATGGCTTGCCTGCACGAGAATCAGCCTGTCCGGGTCGATGCCGTATTCCCGCAGTCCGGATGGATAAACGCCGCCCGTTTCCCCATCCAGAAATGCCTGCCTCACCCAAAGCAGCGGCCCTTGCCTCAGGCTGCGCAGCACGCCGAGACCGAACCCGATCAGCGCCGCATGATCTGCCGGCGCGGCATAGGCTTCATGCAAGGCAGGCTGGAAAAGCGCCCTGAACTCGTTTCCCTCCGATTCCGGCGTTGTGGGACTCGCAAAGACAGGACGCGCCATCGTGCTGGCGCGTTCAATGGAAGTCATGACGGAATCGGAGGCAAAAGAAGTCCGATCCCGCAGCCGCTGGATCGGATCGGGCATCGCATATTTGTTCCTGTTATGTTCCTATTTCAAACGCTTCTTCAGCGTAAGAGTCAAGGGAGGAAAAAACATCCGGCTTAAAGCCGGTCGCAAAGCAAATGGCCCGTCAATGACGGGCCATGGAAAAATGCGGTATTATGGAATAAACTCATTAAACACGATGTTTACATATAGCATTTGCTGTTATACGCACCGCTTATAAGGAACTTATCTGAATACACTAGACCAAATAAGGTTGCGGGTTTGGTCGGCAGGCACGCGAAACTAACCGCCTTGCGGGAAAAGTACCGTGCTGAGATCAAAAACTGACGGTCGATATAGACCATCTGGACGCTGCAATTCGGTTGTTCAATTCGAACGTCGCCACTAAAAGAGTACGTAACCAAGCATCGGGTCGAGAAAGGTTCCGTGAAGCGGTTCCTGTTCAATACGATGTGCGAAGCTAAGGCTCAGTTACGTCTCGCCAGATCAAAGAAATCTGGGCGGCAGATCGCGGCCTTGTTGCTGCAACCTACGCCATGATCCGAAAGCGTGTCGGAGCGTGCATAAAGTCTTGCGTAAACCAGAGCCTCGTTGAAGATGTCGGTTGGACAGAGGACCACGGCGCAAATAGGCGTATAAACTTTGGCAACTGAAAAGGGGCAACCGATAGGCCGCCCCAATCCATTTCTTAAGCCGCCATAGATATTGGGAAGTCGGCGGGAAGTTCCATCGCGGATGGAATTTCGGGAAACAAACGCCCCTTCATCACGTCTGCGATGCGGCCCTGATTGATCTGATAGTACGACGCGATAAGCGCGTAGTTGATGCCCAGATCGCGGGCCAGCTTTATTACCGG
Protein-coding sequences here:
- a CDS encoding error-prone DNA polymerase produces the protein MTEGPAFAELVAATNFSFLRGASSGEHMVLRAIALGHDGLGIADRNTVSGVVRAYAALRDLREEGTLPTLKLREGSGPGEYRRQKQMPDVPADICDLLRERAKAFKLVTGARLVFADGTPDIVVHPQNRTGWGNLCRLLTLGNRRTKKGECHLELDDLLRNASDLLLVAMPPDESSPMEGLLPKLCEAAPGAVWLAASMHRRGNDRRRLATLKALAEGADVPLLATNEALYSEPGQRDLQDILTCIRHGVSIDRAGRLLEANAERHLKAPAEMARLFADCPQAISETQDFLLRVDFSLGELKYDYPDEPVPPGRDAQGWLKELTWRHAAMCYREGIPEKVERLLHDELALIGQLDYARYFLTIYDIVEFARSKGILCQGRGSAANSAVCYVLGITAVDPKDHDVLFARFISTERREPPDIDVDFEHERREEVIQYLYEKYGRDRAGIAATVIHYRPRSAIREAGKALGLSEDVTAALANTQWGSYESDITRTQVRQAGLDPDNPEIVRAVGFARRLLGFPRHLSQHVGGFVLSRGRLDETVPIGNAAMEKRTFIEWDKDDIDTLGLMKVDVLALGMLTCIAKSFELLRDHKDIDLKLHTVKKEDGETYAMLQRGDSIGVFQVESRAQMSMLPRLKPKEFYDLVIQVAIVRPGPIQGNMVHPYLRRRAGEKVVFPAPSPEHGPPDELAGVLGKTLGVPLFQEQAMKLAMVAAEFSDEEANRLRRAMATFRNVGTIGEFGDIMVGRMVARGYDPGFAKDCFEQIKGFGSYGFPESHAASFAKLVYISAWIKCHHPDVFACALLNAQPMGFYAPAQIVRDAREHGVEVRPVDINHSRWDNTLEEKAGKWCALRLGFRQAQGVHEAEAERLVGTRGAGFDSIEALSVRAGLHGRPLRALADADAFRSIGLDRRKALWEVSRLPDDDPLPLFQVADARELAEEPDAALPDMPLGEHVATDYQTMRLSLKSHPMQILRPIFERRRILTCEAVSARPDGAYAHVAGIVLVRQRPGKGNAIFITLEDETGITNVVMWATKFERFRREVMGSRLMTVEGRVQKSPEGVVHLMTQRIFDRSAELDRLWQADRAGVALPQAAPFVPGVPSIASTPPPRQGHPRNVRVLPKSRDFH
- a CDS encoding DNA polymerase Y family protein, which codes for MPVHREIERRRYLALWFPFLSTDRQRLAEGGAPDETPLVLTDKEHGALKITAVNEGALGIGLVAGMTLADARARVPAVRVSPADLSADMRLVKRLALACEMFTPLVAFDAPAGLMLDVTGCAHLFGGEAGLCERAQRLFARAGVKVKMCLAGTPDAARALARFGNTLLVPPGTERQAVRDLPVAALQAGNETTISLSRAGLKTIGDVAGRPLKVLAARFGKPMTDRLLRIVGEEDVRVTPLRAPPDCIAERQFAEPLGEIDSLLSVLSGLARETCAMLERRGLGGRLFEAGFFRSDGIVRRLRVETAQGARDPDSIVRLVKLRIETLADPLDPGFGFDLVRLSVLRTEAFRQPQKSLDGQQEDENAVAILVDRLVARQGADKVLRPLARDSHDPALAGGFVPVGAPAVSASWPEPEKAAPPSRPLTLFEPPQNIEAMAEVPDGAPVRFRWRRVLHEVARAEGPERISAEWWHGEGTRPTRDYYRVEDSHGRRFWLFREGLFEREEGQRRWFLHGLFA